The segment TGATCACCACGTCGCTGGCTTCCCGGGGGAGGACCCACATGTCACGCCACCGCGCACTCGCGCTCGTCCTTGCTCTGCTCTGCGCCCTGACCACCCTCACGGGCGTCGCCGCGACCGGCTCCGCGTCCGCCGCCGCGCCGTCCGCGTCGAGCTCACGCGCCGACTTCGCCCCGATGCAGCTCGGCGACCGGGGCTGGCGGGTTCGGGTGCTGCAGAGCCGGCTGCACCAGCTCGGCCTCCACTCCGAGGTCGTGACCAACAGCTTCGACCGCGAGACCCGCGACGGCGTCGCCACCGTCCAGCGTCGGCGTGGCTGGACCGCCGACGGCGTCGTGGACGAGCGCACGTGGCTCAAGATCGTCAGCCTGACGACCCAGCCGACGACCGAGGCGCTGCACAACGTCTACGCGCCCGGCAAGCCGCTGCTGCAGCAGGGCGACGCCGGCATGTGGGTGCGCCAGGTGCAGGCCCGGCTCAAGCAGGTCCGCTGGTACGACGCCCGGGTGACCGGGCGCTACACGCAGGCGACCGTGAAGGCGGTGGAGGGGTTCCAGGCCAAGCGCCGGATCCCGGTGACCGGTGCGGTCGACCGGCGCACCCTCACGCGGCTCAAGGAGATGACCCGCGAGCCGACCAAGGCCGAGCTCTTCAACGTCGTGCCCTCCGGCCCCGCCCTCGACCCGCGCTGCCTCACGGGCCGGGCGATGTGCGTCGACAAGACGTCGAACTCGCTGCGCTGGGTCGTCGACGGCGCGGTGCTGGAGACCGTCGAGGTGCGCTTCGGGTCCGACGAGCTGCCCACCCGCGAAGGGGCGTTCACGGTGTTCCGCAAGTCGCGCGACCACGTCTCGAGCCTCTACGACACCCCGATGCCGTTCGCGATGTTCTTCTCGGGCGGCCAGGCCGTGCACTACTCCCCCGACTTCGCGGCCAACGGCTACAACGGGGCGTCCCACGGCTGCGTCAACGTGCGCGACCGCGCGGTCGTGGCCTGGCTGTTCGACCGGGTCAGGCTCGGCGACAAGGTGATCGTCTACCGCTCCTGAGCGAGCCGGTTCAGGAGCCGGTGCTGCCGGCGAGCGAGAAGGCGGAGTCCAGGCCGTCGCCGGCCCGCCCACGGCGCGGGAGGGACGCCGAGGCCGCCTCGACCTGCAGTGCTGCAGGCACGGCGACCACGGCGTGCTCGCGCGACAGCTCGAGCCGGATGGCCGGGTGGTGCGCGACGCGACCGATGCGGAAGCCCAGCGTCGTCGCCAGGCCGCTGATGGTGCGGTTGACCCGGGCGTCCATCACGAGCACCCGCAGCCGGTCACCCCACCAGGGAGCCAGGGCGGACACCTCGGCGGCGAGCTTGCGCGCCCGCGAGCCCTGCCGCGCCTCGGCCACGTGGGCCGACATGGCCTCGAGCACGTCGCGGGGCGTCTCGTGCCACGCGGAGCCGTCGACGGTCGCGGACTCGAGCAGCTGCTCCAGCACCCTTGCCGCCTCGCGGTCGAGCAGCACGTGCGTGGGTCGGACGTGGGTGAGGGCGCCCTCGAGCTGGTCGGGCGTCGCGACCCACGCGAGGGTGCACCCCGACGTCAGGTGCGCGTCGCGCGCGACGGTCGTGAAGCGGTCGGTCGCCTCGCCGGTCAGCAGGACGACGTCGGTGCCGGTGAGGTCGGACAGCGCGCCGGAGCACTCGGGCCGGAAGAGCCACGCCTGGCTCTTCTCCCGCGGCAGTCCCAGCACCGGCGAGGACGATGCGCCGGCGCGGGCGTTGGCGACCCAGGACAGCAGGTCGGGCTGGCGCTTGCGCCGCTCGAGCCCCATCCCCCGCAGGCGTTCCCACGAGCGGTCGTCGCACTCGAAGAGCTGGGCGTCGGCCAGGGCCGCGCGCCGCAGCAGCGACAGCCGGCTCTCGTCGTCGACGACGACGAGACGCACCTCGACCTCGTCGAGGAGCCGACCCACCTCGGCGGCGTCGAGGTGCTCGGGGAGCAGCAGCGGCACCGCCCCGGCGACACGGGTGGCGAGCTCGAGCTCGAGCTGGCGGGCTCCGGTCGCGACCCGGATGACGACGACCTGGCCGGGGTTGACCCCGGCCTCGATCATGCCGGCCGCGCCGTCGATCACCCGCCGGTAGAGCTCGTTCCACGTCAGCGAGGTCCACGTCCCGTCGCGCACCTCCGTCACGGCGACCTCGAGCGCGCGGTTGCGCGCGTGGCGCTCCAACCGGACGAGAGGAGATTCGTGGGCAGGCACGTGCGGGCTCCTAGGGGGTGTCGGTTACCGAGGCAACCTAGGTGACGTGCGCCTCTCCTGTTCGCCGTTTGGCCGATCTCCCCTCCTCCCCCTCCACGCCTCGGCGTAGGCTGCGCCCTCGTGACGATCCCCGCGTCCGCCTCCACCCCGCCGCTCGTCGTGCGCACCGTCCCGGTGGACCTGGCGGATCTCCCCCTCCTCGACCTGCTGCCGCGGCACGAGCCGGTCAGCTGGCTGCGCCGGGGCGAGGGCCTCGTGGGCTGGGGCGTCGCGGCCCGCCTCGAGACGTCCGGACCGACCCGGTTCAGCGACGCCGTGAAGTGGTGGTCCGAGACCGTGGCGCGCGCCCGGGTCGAGGACCAGGTGGCCGAGCCCGGCACGGGCCTGGTCTCGTTCGGGGCCTTCGCGTTCGCCGACGAGCCCGGCGAGTCCCTGCTGGTCATCCCGCAGGTCATCGTGGGCCGCCGCGGCGACCGGACCTGGCTGACCACCGTCTCGGTCGAGGCACCCACGCTGGTCCCCGCCCCTGCCCCCGAGCCGCCCGTCGGCCTCGCGTTCTCCGACGGCGCCCGCAACGGCGAGGAGTGGATGACGGTCGTCGCCGAGGCGGTCCGCCGGATCTCCGCCGGCGACCTGGAGAAGGTCGTGCTCGCCCGCGACCTCATCGCGACCACCGACGAGCCGCTCGACGTCCGCTGGCCGCTGCACCGGCTGGCCGCGCAGTACGAGATGTGCTGGACCTTCCACGTGGACGGCCTGTTCGGCGCCACCCCCGAGATGCTCGTACGCCGCGAGCGCGGCCTGGTGACCTCCCGCGTGCTGGCCGGGACGATCCGGCGTACGGGCGACGACGAGCGCGACCTCGCGCTGGCCGCCACCCTGGCCCGCTCGTCGAAGGACCTCGAGGAGCACGAGTACGCCGTGCGCTCGGTCGCCGACGCCCTCGAGCCGCACTGCTCGTCGATGAACGTGCCGGAGGCGCCGTTCGTCCTCCACCTGCCCAACGTCATGCACCTGGCCACCGACGTCAACGGCGTGGTCCACGACAACGCGACGTCGCTGCAGCTGGCCGAGTCGCTCCACCCCTCGGCAGCGGTCGGGGGCACCCCGACGACCGACGCCACCCGGCTCATCGCCGAGATCGAGGGGATGCCGCGCGAGCGCTACGCCGGCCCCGTCGGCTGGATGGACGCCTCGGGCGACGGTGAGTGGGGCATCGCGCTGCGCTCAGCGACGGTGACCGAGTCGGGGGTGCGGCTCTTCGCCGGCTGCGGCATCGTGGCGAGCTCGGACCCCGAGGCCGAGCTGGCCGAGTCGCAGGCGAAGTTCGTGCCCGTGCGCGACGCGCTCGGCGCCGGCTGAGTCTCGATACGCTCGCTGGCGCTCGCCACTCGACCACCGAAGCGCCTCCTCAGAGGTCCCGGCCCGGCTCGCGACGCTCGAACGCCTGGCCCGCCGGCAGCAGGTTGCCCATGTGGGTGGCGACCATGTCGAGGCCGATGTCGCTGTAGACGCGGTCGTGGATCGCCAGCGAGCGGGGCGCCGCGACCTCGCGCACGAAGTCGATCGCCTCGCTGACCTTGAGCCACGGAGCGCTCACCGGCGCGAGGAGGACGTCGACCTCGCGACCGGGCGGCGTCAGCGCGTCACCCGGGTGGAAGACGCTCGCTCCCCCGGACTCCAGCACGTAGCCGGAGTTGTCGAAGCGGTCGTAGTCGGGGTGGATCACCGCGTGCTTCTCGCCCACGACCTCGACCGCCGTGCCGGCGACCTCGAGCCGGTCACCTGGCCGCACGACCGTGACGCGGTCGGCGACCTCGGGTGCCTGCTCGCGCAGCAGCCGCTCGACCGCGGCGATGGTCCAGATCGGCACACCGCTCCCGCGAAGATGGTCGGGATGCACGTGGTCGGCGTGCTCGTGGGTGATCAGGACGGCGTCCGCGCCCTCGAGCGCAGCGGGGTCGGTGAACACTCCCGGGTCGATGACGACGACACCGCCGTCGCCCTGCACCCGGACGCACGCGTGGCCGAACTTGGTGATCCGCATGGTCCCCACCCTAGGCGCGCCCCGCGGCTGGGGAATCGTCGTACGGGTGGGGCAGAAGGTTAGGGTGGGGCAGCCTCCGACGGGTGGAGTGCCCTGGGGGAATTGCCAATCGCACCCGAGACGAAGAGAGTCCTACATGTCTGCACGCCGCGTGCTCGCAGGCAGCGCCGTCGCGCTGCTCCTGCCCGCGTCCCTGCTCCTGACGGTCGAGACCGGTTCGGCCACCGACTCCGCGGCCAAGCCCGCGTCGACGTCGGTGACGAAGAAGGCCGGCCAGAAGATCTCGGTGGAGGTGCTCCCGCAGATCGTCCAGCAGGGCAAGCGCACCGCCAGCGCCGACTCCGCCAAGGGCGCCGTCACCGCGACCATCAAGCCGGTCAAGGTCGGCCGCAAGGTCGTCCTCGAGCGCCTGGTCGGCACGTCCTGGAAGAAGGTCGGCACCGCCAAGCAGGAGAAGTCCGGTGACGCCAACTTCAAGGCCGCCGTCTCCAGCGGTGGCGCCGCCGTGACCTACCGCGTCACCGCGCAGAAGTTCAAGGGCCTCAAGAAGGTCTCCAGCACCTCCGCCGACACGACGCAGTGGCTGACCCCGACCTTCACCGACGAGTTCTCCGGCAGCACGCTCAGCCCCGTGTGGAACATGCGCGGCCAGAAGTACGAGCCGCAGAGCAAGCGCAAGTGCTCCAAGGGTGACCCGAAGGCCGTCAAGGTCGGCAGCGGCGCCCTGCGCCTGAGCGTCATCAAGGACAAGTCGGCCAAGGGCAAGTGCAAGGCCACCTCGCGCAAGATGAAGAAGAAGATCTCCTACCGCCTCAACGGCCACGTCGGCACCGAGGGCGGGTTCGACTTCCGCTACGGCGTTGCCGCCGCCCGCGTCAAGATGCACAAGTCGCAGGGCCAGCACTCCAGCTTCTGGTCGCAGCCCGTCGGCGGCAACGGCCCCGGCAGCGACGGCCACGAGATCGACATCATCGAGTACTTCGGTGACAAGCACCCGCAGGGTGGCCTCACCAGCTTCATCCACTGGTACAAGGGCAAGCGCCTGATCAAGACCGGCTCGTGGATCAAGGACTCGAAGTCCTACCTGACCAACAAGAAGGACGGCTGGTCGAAGAACTACCACGTCTTCTCGGTCCAGTGGACGCCGAGGACGATCATCTTCCGCATCGACGGCAAGGAGACCTGGCGCACGTCGGCCCGCGTCTCGAAGGCCCGGCAGTACCTCATCCTGAGCCTGCTCGCCTCCGACTACGAGGCGCTGGAGATGTCGGACAAGAAGCTCCCGCAGCACATGTACGTCGACTGGGTCCGCGTGTGGGAGACCCCGCAGCCCTGATCGACTGACTCACCGGCACGACGATCCGCGCCCTGGACCGCACTCCCTGATTCAGGGAAGGACCAGGGCGCGGATCTTTGCGTCCAGCTCGGCGCGGTTGTCGCGTCGTACGCGCGCCTCGACGACCTCGATCCCGCCGTTGGGGGTGGCGAGGGCCTGCTCCAGCTCGGGCAGCCCGGTGACCCGCAGGTGCGGCACCCGGGCGGCCGCGCACAGGCTGGCGACGTCGACGCCGTGCGGGGTGCCGAAGAGGGTGTCGAAGCGGTCGGCGTGCTCCGGTGCGCCCTGCTCGAGCGTCGCGAAGATCGACCCGCCGTCGTCGTTCACCACGACGATCGTCAGGTCCGGGCGCTCCTCGCGCGGGCCGAGGAGGAGGCCCGTCGTGTCGTGCAGGAACGTCACGTCGCCCATCAGGGCCAGCGCGCGCGTGGACCGCGGCCGGCCCAGCGCCGCGCCGATCGCCGAGCTGATGGTGCCGTCGATGCCGGCCAGGCCCCGGTTGGCTATGACCTTGCGGCGGCCGCCCACCTCGTAGCGGGCGACCATCAGGTCGAGGTCGCGGACCGGGTTGGAGGCGCCGACGAACAGCAGCCCGCCGGCAGGCAGGGCACGACTGACCGCCCCGGCCACCTCGTACGGCGTGAGGTCGGCCTCGGCGGCGAGGAACCGGTCGAGCCCGCGCGACGTGGCGCGGTCCGCCTCGCGCCAGGCCTCGAGCCAGGCCGGGTCGCCGGGCCCGGTGACGTCGACCTGGTCCACCTCGTGGGCCACGGCAAACGGGCGCTCGGCCCACCTGCCGCGGTGGCGGGTCGAGACGACCTCGACGTCGTCGCGGGCGAGCAGGCGCGCGACCGGGCGCGACAGCGTGGGGTGGCCGTGGACCACCACCCGCTCGACCTGTTGCCCCAGCTCACCGCCCAGCAGCAGCCGGTAGGTGCGCACCACGTTGTCACCGGTGCGACAGCCGCTGGACGGCTCGGCGAGGAGCGGCCAGCCGGCCTTCTCGGCGAGGACGCGGGCGGGCGGACCGGCGTCGTCCCCGGCGACGACGACCGTGCGGGGCCCGGGCTCGAGGACCAGTCGCTCCACGGGAGCGGCGGGCGTGGCCGGCCACGACGGCGGGTCCTCGGCGGCGCCCCCCCAGCCCCCGTCGTCGGGCAGCAGCGGCTCGTCGAGCTGCACGTTGAGGTGCACCGGCCGGTTGCCCCCGTGGCTGCGGACGAACGCGAGGATCGCGTCGAGATCGGCGGCGACGACGTCGAGCGTCGGGGCGAAGGAGCCGAAGATCCCGACCTGGTCGGTGGTCTGGTTGGCGCCGGAGCCGCGCAGTCGCGCAGGCCGGTCGGCGGTCACGACCACCATCGGCACACCGGCGTGGGCGGCCTCGACCACGGCGGGCAGGAGGTTCGCCACGGCCGTGCCCGAGGTGCACGACACCGCGGCGGGGCGGTTGCCGACCTTCGCGAGGCCGAGGGCGAGGAAGCCGGCCGTCCGCTCGTCGATGCGCGTGTGCAGGCGCAGGGCCCCGGCAGTGGCGGCGTCGTAGAGCGCGAAGGAGAGCGGCGCGTTGCGGGAGCCGGGCGCGATGACCGCCTCACGCACGCCGGCGCCGCGGAGCGCGGTCACCACGGCGCGGGCGAGCTCGGTCGACGGGTTGGTCACGCTCGCTGATCCTGCCGTACCGACGCCAGCCGGTCGCGCCAGTGGGCGACCCTGTCCGCAGGAGCCGCCAGCCGTGCCAGCGCCGCGTCATCCACCTCGGGTCGACCCACCCGCAGCATGCCGTCGACCGGCAGCATCGGATCGGTGACCACGTCGTCGGTCAGCAGCTGCACGGTCGCGAGCCCGCACGCGTGGTGGAGCTCGGGAAGCGCCGCCGCGAGGGCGACGCCGGCGGCGATGCCGACGCTCGACTCGACGGCGCTGGAGACCACCACCGGCAGGCCGATGTCCTCGGCGATGCGCAGGCACGCCCGCACCCCACCGAGCGGCTGCACCTTCAGCACGGCCACGTCGGCGGCCTCGAGGTCGCGGACCCGGTAGGGGTCCTCGGCCCGGCGGATCGACTCGTCGGCGGCCACCGGCACGTGCACGCGTCGTCGTACGACAGCGAGGTCCTCGACGGCCATCACCGGCTGCTCGACGTACTCCAGGCCGCCGGCCGCGCGGTCGATCGCGGCGATCGC is part of the Nocardioides cavernae genome and harbors:
- a CDS encoding L,D-transpeptidase family protein; this translates as MSRHRALALVLALLCALTTLTGVAATGSASAAAPSASSSRADFAPMQLGDRGWRVRVLQSRLHQLGLHSEVVTNSFDRETRDGVATVQRRRGWTADGVVDERTWLKIVSLTTQPTTEALHNVYAPGKPLLQQGDAGMWVRQVQARLKQVRWYDARVTGRYTQATVKAVEGFQAKRRIPVTGAVDRRTLTRLKEMTREPTKAELFNVVPSGPALDPRCLTGRAMCVDKTSNSLRWVVDGAVLETVEVRFGSDELPTREGAFTVFRKSRDHVSSLYDTPMPFAMFFSGGQAVHYSPDFAANGYNGASHGCVNVRDRAVVAWLFDRVRLGDKVIVYRS
- a CDS encoding AMP-binding protein gives rise to the protein MPAHESPLVRLERHARNRALEVAVTEVRDGTWTSLTWNELYRRVIDGAAGMIEAGVNPGQVVVIRVATGARQLELELATRVAGAVPLLLPEHLDAAEVGRLLDEVEVRLVVVDDESRLSLLRRAALADAQLFECDDRSWERLRGMGLERRKRQPDLLSWVANARAGASSSPVLGLPREKSQAWLFRPECSGALSDLTGTDVVLLTGEATDRFTTVARDAHLTSGCTLAWVATPDQLEGALTHVRPTHVLLDREAARVLEQLLESATVDGSAWHETPRDVLEAMSAHVAEARQGSRARKLAAEVSALAPWWGDRLRVLVMDARVNRTISGLATTLGFRIGRVAHHPAIRLELSREHAVVAVPAALQVEAASASLPRRGRAGDGLDSAFSLAGSTGS
- a CDS encoding isochorismate synthase codes for the protein MTIPASASTPPLVVRTVPVDLADLPLLDLLPRHEPVSWLRRGEGLVGWGVAARLETSGPTRFSDAVKWWSETVARARVEDQVAEPGTGLVSFGAFAFADEPGESLLVIPQVIVGRRGDRTWLTTVSVEAPTLVPAPAPEPPVGLAFSDGARNGEEWMTVVAEAVRRISAGDLEKVVLARDLIATTDEPLDVRWPLHRLAAQYEMCWTFHVDGLFGATPEMLVRRERGLVTSRVLAGTIRRTGDDERDLALAATLARSSKDLEEHEYAVRSVADALEPHCSSMNVPEAPFVLHLPNVMHLATDVNGVVHDNATSLQLAESLHPSAAVGGTPTTDATRLIAEIEGMPRERYAGPVGWMDASGDGEWGIALRSATVTESGVRLFAGCGIVASSDPEAELAESQAKFVPVRDALGAG
- a CDS encoding MBL fold metallo-hydrolase, translating into MRITKFGHACVRVQGDGGVVVIDPGVFTDPAALEGADAVLITHEHADHVHPDHLRGSGVPIWTIAAVERLLREQAPEVADRVTVVRPGDRLEVAGTAVEVVGEKHAVIHPDYDRFDNSGYVLESGGASVFHPGDALTPPGREVDVLLAPVSAPWLKVSEAIDFVREVAAPRSLAIHDRVYSDIGLDMVATHMGNLLPAGQAFERREPGRDL
- a CDS encoding glycoside hydrolase family 16 protein, encoding MSARRVLAGSAVALLLPASLLLTVETGSATDSAAKPASTSVTKKAGQKISVEVLPQIVQQGKRTASADSAKGAVTATIKPVKVGRKVVLERLVGTSWKKVGTAKQEKSGDANFKAAVSSGGAAVTYRVTAQKFKGLKKVSSTSADTTQWLTPTFTDEFSGSTLSPVWNMRGQKYEPQSKRKCSKGDPKAVKVGSGALRLSVIKDKSAKGKCKATSRKMKKKISYRLNGHVGTEGGFDFRYGVAAARVKMHKSQGQHSSFWSQPVGGNGPGSDGHEIDIIEYFGDKHPQGGLTSFIHWYKGKRLIKTGSWIKDSKSYLTNKKDGWSKNYHVFSVQWTPRTIIFRIDGKETWRTSARVSKARQYLILSLLASDYEALEMSDKKLPQHMYVDWVRVWETPQP
- the menD gene encoding 2-succinyl-5-enolpyruvyl-6-hydroxy-3-cyclohexene-1-carboxylic-acid synthase; the encoded protein is MTNPSTELARAVVTALRGAGVREAVIAPGSRNAPLSFALYDAATAGALRLHTRIDERTAGFLALGLAKVGNRPAAVSCTSGTAVANLLPAVVEAAHAGVPMVVVTADRPARLRGSGANQTTDQVGIFGSFAPTLDVVAADLDAILAFVRSHGGNRPVHLNVQLDEPLLPDDGGWGGAAEDPPSWPATPAAPVERLVLEPGPRTVVVAGDDAGPPARVLAEKAGWPLLAEPSSGCRTGDNVVRTYRLLLGGELGQQVERVVVHGHPTLSRPVARLLARDDVEVVSTRHRGRWAERPFAVAHEVDQVDVTGPGDPAWLEAWREADRATSRGLDRFLAAEADLTPYEVAGAVSRALPAGGLLFVGASNPVRDLDLMVARYEVGGRRKVIANRGLAGIDGTISSAIGAALGRPRSTRALALMGDVTFLHDTTGLLLGPREERPDLTIVVVNDDGGSIFATLEQGAPEHADRFDTLFGTPHGVDVASLCAAARVPHLRVTGLPELEQALATPNGGIEVVEARVRRDNRAELDAKIRALVLP
- a CDS encoding o-succinylbenzoate synthase, whose protein sequence is MARPVDDLHVFSIPLRTRFRGITVREGVLLRGDAGWGEWSPFLEYDDATARPWLACAREAADVGWPEPLRTVVPVNVTVPATDPDRAHAIVTAGGCRTAKVKVAERGQTLADDLARVEAVRDALGPDGLVRVDANGAWDVDEAVRAIAAIDRAAGGLEYVEQPVMAVEDLAVVRRRVHVPVAADESIRRAEDPYRVRDLEAADVAVLKVQPLGGVRACLRIAEDIGLPVVVSSAVESSVGIAAGVALAAALPELHHACGLATVQLLTDDVVTDPMLPVDGMLRVGRPEVDDAALARLAAPADRVAHWRDRLASVRQDQRA